In Deinococcus metallilatus, the sequence ACACACGGTCGTGAGCGGCCCGGCCGCCAGCCTCGGCGGGGCGATCCTCGCGCACGGGGTGATGGACGGCGTGTTCTTCGAGGTGGGCGGCACCAGCACGAACATCGGCGTGATCAAGGACGGCCAACCCGCCCTGAAGTACATGACCGTGATGGACGTGCCCACCGGCCTGCGCGCCGCGGACATCCGCATCGCGGGCGTGGCGGGCGGCAGCCTGGTACGGCTGCGCGGGCGGCGCATCGAGGATGTCGGCCCGAGAAGCGCGCACATCGCGGGCCTCGCGTACTCCAGCTTTGCTGCACCGGACGCCCTGACTGGCGCGGGGCTGGAGCTGATCGCCCCCAGCGCCGGTGACCCTGCCGATTACGCGGTCCTGCGCACGCCGGACGGTCAGCGGTTTGCCATCACCCCGACCTGCGCCGCGAACGCGCTGGGCGCGATTCCCGAGGGGGGGTACGCGCACGCGCACCCGGAAAGTGCCCGGCTCGCCCTGGGTGTGCTCGGGCAACACCTGGGGGCGAGCATGGAAGCGGCGGCGCAGGCGGTGCTGGAGGCCAGCGCGGAGAAGCTCACCCGGACCGTGCAGGGCCTGGTGCGCGAGTACGGGCTGCGCGGCACACCGCTGTACGGCGGGGGCGGCGCGGCGAGCGTGCTCGGCCCGGTCGTCGCCCGGCGGCTGAGGGTGCCGTTCGTGCCCATCCCGCACAGCGACGTGATCTCGTCCATCGGGGCGGCGCTCGCCGTCATCCGGGTGGAGCGGGAGCGCAGCGTCACCCGGCAGGACCCCACGGTCGCGGACCTGCTCGAGCGCGAGGTGGGCGACGAGGCGGTGCGGCTGGGGGCGGACCCCGCCTCGCTGCGCGTCGAGACGGAGTACAGCGCCCGCGAAGGGCGGCTGCGGGCGGTGGCGACCGGCGCCCACCCGCTGAGCGCGCGCACCCGCCCGCTCGACGCGGACGAGGTGCAGCAGCAGGCCCGGCAGGTGCTGGGGGACCAGGCCCGGCTGGTGTTCGGCGGGACCCACCACACCCTGTTCGTCGCCTCCCGCGTGCGGCGCGGCCTGCTGCGCCGGGCCGAGCAGCACGCGGCCCTCGTCCTCGACGGGCGCGGGGTGCGGCTGCTGCGCTTCGAGGACGCGCAGGTCCTCACCGGCCCCCCGCACGAGGCGCTGGACCGGTTGCGGACCCTGCTGGCGGGACGGGCCGTCGCCCCGCACGTCGCCGCCCTGACCGCCTCCCGGCTGCGCGACTACGCGCACCTGCACGACCCGGCGCTGCTACTGCGCCAGTTGGGCGAGAACCTGCGCCTGGAGGGCCAGGTCGCGCTCATCGTCGAGCAGTGAGCCCACAAGGAGAATCATGCTGTACCGCCGTCAACGCAACCTGTCCCCCCTGCTCGTGACCGTCGCGGCCCTGCTCGGCCTCGCGCTGGGCTTCCTCGCGGGGCGGGCCACCGCGCCCCGGCCGACCCTGACGAGCCTGGTCGCTCCCAGCGTGGCCCATGTGCGCCAGGCCTCCGGCGCGTTGGAGATCGTCCCGCTGGAGTACGCCCGCGCCCAGCAGGGCAACACCAGCAGCCTGGGCGCGGCCCGGACGGCCGCCCGGCAGGCGCAGGCGGAACTGGACGAGGCGACGCTGCTGCGCCAACTGAACCCGGGTGGGTTCCGTGAGGCGCGGGCGGCGTTGGTGGCCCTCACCGGTGCCCTCGACGCCCGCCGCGGCACCGACGCCGTGCAGGAGGACGTGACGCGCGCTCAGGCGGCGTTGCGGGAACTCCAGGCGATCGGCACGCCAGACCAGTGAGGGCGCAGACCCCATGACTTCCCCTGCCCAAGAGCGCCTGCTGCACGCCGCCCACACCCTGTTCTCCGGCCGCAGCATTCATCGGGTCTCCATCGACGACATCGTGCGGGAGGCCGGAAGCACCAAGGCCACCCTCTACCGGCACTACCGCAGCAAGGACGACCTCCTCCTCGCGGTGATGCGCTGGGAGTCCCAGGCCTGGCTGCACGGGTTTCAGGACAACGTCGCGCGTCTGGAGCCTCACCCCGCCCGGCAACTGCTGGTCGTGGTCGACGCGCTCGCGGGCGGGTGGGCGCGCCCTGGCTTCCGGGGGTGCGTGCTGACCCGCCTCGTTCTGGAACAGGCTGATCCCGACCACCCGGCGGGGCAAGTGCTGGAGGACCACCAGCGGCGCGTGCGGGAGTACCTCGCGGTCCTGGCCCGTCGGGCGGGACGGCCGGAGCCTGACCGGCTCGCGGCCGAACTGCACCTCGTTCTGGAGGGGGCCGCCCTGCTGGCCGGGGTGGGGCGGGACCGCGAGGCCTTCTCCCGGGCACGGGCGATCGCCGGGCAGTTGCTCGGCGACCCTGTTTACGGGGAGAAGGCCGATGGGGCGTGAACGGCTCACGGGTCGGTGAGCCACTCCAGGTGAGTCGGCGAGGCGCGGTGAAGCGTGAATCGGAGCACCCGACGTGACGAAGATCCCTGGGCGGTGAAGGTGTGGTGTTCGCGTTGACGGCAGCGGTGTCAGCCATCGTGATCGCGTGCCCGGATGCACTGGCGCTGGCAACGCCGACGGCAATCACGGTCGGCGTGGGGAAGGGGGCGTGGGAGGGCGTGCTGGGCTTCCTCGCGCGCCCCAGCCGACCCTGGCGAGCCTGGTCGCTCCCAGCGTGGCCCATGTGCGCCAAGTCTCCGGCGCGCTGGAGGTCGTGCCGCTGGAGTACGCCCGCGCTCAGCAGGGCAACGCCGGCAGCCTGGGCGCGGCCCGGACGGCCGCCCGGCAGGCGCAGGCGGAACTGGACGAGGCGACGCTGCTGCGTCAACTCAACCCGGGCGGGGTCCGCGAGGCGCAAGCGGCCCTGGCCGACCTCGCCCGGACCCTCGACACGAACGGCAGCCCGCAGGCCGTGGAGGCGAACGCCACGCGGGCCTAGGCCGCGCTGCGCGACCTTCAGGCCATCGGCACACCCTGACGCCGGACATGGGGGTGGAGCCACCAAGGCTGCGGCGGGCGGCCCGGTCCTGCCGGGCCGTTCACCCGCTGGCGGCTGACAAGAATTCGGGTGGAACAGGGACACGCTTGTTCCGCCCGAGCGGGCTTGATGGGCCTACGACGAGATGGACGAATCCTCTTCGCCGGAATGACAATGACGCCCCGCGAGGGGGCGTCACTGGAATTCACCTACTTGAAGCGCGCGCGGAACGCGTCACTGACGGGCTTCTTCTCCGCCGGTCGCGCATCCTGGTGACGCGCGCGGATCCCTGTCATCAACTGTTGCGCCTCGCGAATGCTGGCGTGACTCTCGGCGCGCAGCTCCTCGCGGCGGTCCATCGTCGTCTCAACAGGCTGACGCATCGTCTCCGCTCCTCTCACCATCTCAAATGCACGTTACGGCTTCCCATAACATGCAGTGCATGAACTGTACCACAGTTGTGCCCAGGGGTCACGACCCATGCGGTGGAACCCCCTGACAGCGTAAGGAATTTCCTCACGCCTCATCAGGTAACTCCGGCGGGTCCATGATGTTCAGCTCGCACACCAGGCCCGGTCGCAGCGCGCTGTTCGGCGCGTGATCCAGCCCCGCGTGCACCGTCGTGATGGCTGGCCCCGTCAACCACACGGCCTCCCGCCAGCGGCAGCCATCCCAGTAGTGCTCACTCTTGCCCAGCGTGTATCCGCACAGCAGGTGAAACTCTCGCGCGTAGGTACCCCCCACGTTCACAGGACGGTGGTACCGCACGTTCAGGTTGTACTGATCGCGGTACCGGGGGTCCGTGGGATACGTCAGCAGGAACGCGAACCGGGCCAGCTCGTCGGTCACGACGGGATCGCTGACGTACAGGTTCAGGAGCCGCAACAACTCGTAGTACACCAGCAGCGTGTGCGGGAACTCCTCGTACGCGATTACGGGGTCCTCGGCGAACCGCGCGCGCAACCGCGCGAGGTACCCCTTGAACCGGCGGAACTCCTCCTCGGGGTCCGGCTCGAACGCCTGAAGTTCATCGTGCACGACGTTCAGGTTGTTCACGACCGCCTCGTACACGGCGGTGTAGAACCGCTCGTGCTGACTGTAATGCCGGTCCAGGTGCCCGTCCAGGTCGCGCCACGCGTTGGCGGGCGGGTTCACGAGGCTGCTCACCGTGCCCAGGAACTCCCAGTCGACGTCCAGCGTGGCTGGCAGTTGCCCCACGTGCGGTTCGTGACTGACGAGCGCGTGCGAGTGTACGTACTCTGTATCCGCGCGCTTCAGAACCCCGTGCAGCGGTTGATCGTCGTTGTCAGCCTCGGGGTAGCGGGGGCGCCGGATCTGGCTCATCCCGTCAGTTTACTGGCGTGCTGGAGGGCTCCCGAAGGCCCAGGGCCAGGTGGTACAGGCGGCGCCGGTAGTTCACGCGCGTCGATTCCGTACAGGAGGACAAACAGGACTCTCTCCCGCTCGTCCCGGAACGCCTTGTCCTGAGTCCCCTCCTGCTGTTTGGCCAGGAACTCACGGCGGGCGCGCAGGTGTCGCTCACGCCACGACAGGGGCAAGGGCAGAGGTCTAGAGGCTGGATAGAAGGCAAACCAAGTTGAAGGCGCGGACTCTGGGGCCAGCAGAATGAGGAATGATCCGGCAAGGCTATCCGAGTGACGTGGACGACGAGACGTACCATTTCCTGCTGCCCTACCTGGCGTTGAGCCCTGAAGACGCGCCACAGCGGAAGTACCCCTTGCGAGACGTGTTGAACGCGTTGCTGTGGATCAGTCGAACGGGCGCGCAGTGGGACTATTTGCCGAACGACTTCCCCCCGCCTGAGATCGTGCGATCTCAGGCGCAGCGGTGGTTTGCTGCTCACTGCTTCGAGAACGCCGTCCATGACCTGCGGTTGTTCAGCCGGATTCAGCAGCAACGCGGAGGGTTCCCCTCCGCGATCATCGTGGACAGCCGAACGCTCCAAAGCACCCCCGAAAGCGGTCATCGTGCAGGCTACGACGGGGCCAAGCGGCGCAAAGGCACCAAAGTCCACCTGGTCGTTGATACCCTCGGGCATTTCATCGCCCTGATGACCTCGCCCGCCAACGAACAGGACCGGGCTCAGGTGGAAGAACTCTGCCGGGAAGCCCAGCAACTTACCGGCGGAATGCTCGAAGTCGCCTTCGTCGATCAGGGCTACACCGGCGAAGAGACACTTGAGGCGGCCAGGAAAAGCAATATCGAGCTGATCGTCGTGAAGCGTCCGGACGCTTCACGCGGCTTCGTCCTGCTCCCCAGACGCTGGGTTGTGGAGCGGTCCTTGGCCTGGTTGTCGCGCTTCCGTCGCCTGGGACGGGATTTAGAACGCTTGTCCTCCACCCTCATCGGCTTTCACTTCGTCGCGGCCTGTGTTCTGATGCTGGCGAAAATCAAGCCCTTTCTTGGATAAGGTTCTGCCCAGCCTCTAGCGCGGTACCCATCCGGAACCCGACCAGCACGCCTAGCCCCAGGGCAACCCTGCTCGCCCTGGTGCCTGCCCGGGTCCATGGTGTCCGGCGGGCGGGGGAACGGCCCGGCGACGGGGGCGGATGGGGCGGGTTCGTCAGGGCGCTGGCCATGCCCGGGAGGCCCTGACCCCGGTCCCGGCGCCGGGGTGACGCGGCCCGCGGAGGCAGGCGCCACGCGACCAGCGTGACCTCGCTCAAGCTTGGGGCTTCCCGAGGCGGGCGCCGCGCGGCGGGCCAGCAGGTGACCGCCCGCTTCCCCACGGGGCGGCGCCACACCGTTCACCCGGTGTGCTGGTCCGCGCGGTGCAGGGGAGCTTCGACCCGGCCTCGCTGCCGCGTCCCCATCCACCACGCCGCCAGCCCGGTGCTGAGCGGCACGGCGAGGAGCATGGTGATCAGGGCGATCAGCAGTCCGGCCAGTTCGGAGAACAAGGCCTCGCCGTTCAGGGTCACCCACATCGGGGTCGTCCCGTTGGCCCGGAGCAGGAGCATCAGGGGCAGCGCCCCCGCCGCGTACCCCAGCACCAGGACGGTGACCATGCTGCCCACGTGGTCCCCGCCCACCTGCATGCCCAGGGCATACAAGCGGCGGATGGGCAGGCCCGGCTGGGTCTGGGCGACCGTCTCCACCACAGAGGCCTGGGTGACGGTGACATCGTTCATGGCACCGAGCGCCGAGAGGACGACCCCGACGACATACAGGCTCAGCGCGTTGATGCCGTAGGATCCCTGGGCGACCACGGCCGCCCGGTCCGCGGTGCCGCTGAGGTGCGTCAGGTGCGCGACGAGGAGGGTGAGGAAGTACCCAGCGGTGGTCGCGGTCCACAGGGCGGTCAGGGCGGCGTGACTTTTCCAGTTCCACCCGTGGACCAGGTAGACGCAGACGGCCAGCACGGCGCCCAGGGCCGGAATGGTCAGGGGGGCACTGCTGTGCCCGGACAGCAGCGCGGGCAGGATGAACACCCACAGGGCCAGCAGGGTGAGGGTGCTGCCCAGGATGGCCCGGAAGCCCTTACCGCGCGCCACCGCGACGGCGATGACCATCACGGCGCCGAGCAGCCAGCCCAGGTACGGGGTGCGAACCGGGTCATTCAGGACGTAGTCTTTGCCCGTTTTGTAGATGACCACCGGCTCACCCCGGGTGTAGGTGGGGCCGTCCGCGTAGGAGAGCGCGTTCACGATCTCGCCGTCTTCCAGGGTCACCAGCACCTCATCCTCGCTGTACCGCTGCTCGTAGGTGCCGCGCAGGTACGTGCCCAGGGGGGCGGGCGACTCGGGGAGGCGGACGCATCCCCCCAGCAGCAGGGGCAGCGCGGCAAGGAGCGGCAGGAGGAGGCGTGCCGGCCACGGAACACCAAGGGGGAGGACAGGCATGGGCGAACCGCATCATACCTGTATGGCTGTACAGATCTCATGGGTACGACTGGGCCTGCACGAAGGCGTCGGGCGCGACGAGTCCCCGGGACGCCGGGATGCGGCCGGTGGCCCCAGAGCGGGTCAGGACCAGAGTCCAGAATCCTGATACGTCAGGGACTTGGCGTTGCCAGGCGGGCGCGATCATGCGGCAACACTCGTGCCCTCACGCCTCTCACGTAGGGTAGCGATACGCGCGTTGGGCAAGCGGCGCAAGTCACGGGTCAGCACCCGGGCGACGGCGTGAGGGGTGCCGGCCGCCGCCCACACCGCGTCCAACTCCAGCAAGGCGTCATCCAGCAGCGTGACCAGCGAGCGGACGTGACCCACCGGCGGCACCCCGCCGACCGCAAAGCCCGTGCATTCCCGCACGAACGCCGCGTCCGCCTTCCCCACAGCCTCGCCCAGGCACTCGGCCAGGCGGGTCTCGTCCACGCGGTCACGACCGCTGAGCATCACCAGCACCGCCTCGCCACCCCCCATGCGGAACACGAGCGACTTGGCGATCTCCTCCACGTCACACCCCAGGGTGGCGGCCGCCTCCGCGGCGGTGCGTGTGTAGCCGGGCAACTCCACGACCTCGGCGGGAACACCGAGCGCGCGCCAGGCGTCCTGAACCTTCCGGGCGCTGGGCGCCAGGTCAGCCACGGTGCCCTCCACGAGCAGGGGCAACGGTGAACGGCACGCAACACCTGGGACCGGCGCACATAGTGGTGATGGTATGTGATGCCCCCGCCGGTCAGCACGAGGTCCGGGTCACAGGTCCACTCGCCACGACCAGCCCCCTCCTCAAGTGGGCCTGGCGTGTTGGGCGGATGCACGGCGTCCTTCACGCGGCTGCGCTGGGGTATGTTCGACGCCCATACGCTGTCCGGCTTCCTGGTGGCCGCCGTCGTCATCGCGCTCACCCCCGACCCGACTCAATGCTGGTGCTGCCCGGTCGCTCATGGGTGGGCGCCGCACCAGTGTGGTGACCGCCCTGGGCAGTCGCCCCCGCCTTCGAGGTCGTGAAGTTCGCGGGGGTCGCCTACCGAATGTACCTGGGCGTCCGGGCGTTGCGAGACCGGGCCACACCCCTCCTCCCCGACCGGGCGGTACCGGTGAGTGGGGCGAGGGCGTTGTGGCAGGCGGTGGTGACGGACGTGCTCAATTCGAAGGCGGCGCCGTTCTTCATGGCGTTTTTGCCGCCATTCGTGCATAGGGTCACGCCAGCAGGGCGCGGAAATGAACGCTAAGCCGCCTACAGTTTTCCTTGCTGGGCTGAGCCCAGGAAGGGCCGTGAGTGACCATACGCGAGGCAGAGCGACGGCACCCACCGTCCCCCCTCTCCCGCTTGACACGAGCTTAACAGCACCCCCCTAGCCTGCACGCATGCGGAAAACACTCCTGACCGTGCTGGCCCTGGGCGCCCTGCCCACCCCGGCCCTCGCCCAGATGAACCACGGCACTATGCACATGGCCACCCCCGCGACCGGCATGAACCCGCCGATGGACCTGAGCGCTCTGAAGGCGATGACCGGCAAGGCCTTCGACCGCGCCTTTCTCTCCATGATGATCCCGCACCACCAGGCCGCCGTCGCCATGAGCCAGGCCGTCCTCGGCACCCGGGACCCCAAGGTCAAGGCCTGGGCGAACACCATCATCCGGGACCAGAACCGGGAGATCGCCCAGATGAACACCCTGCTGAAGAGTTACGGCGGCGCCGACAGCGAGATGCAGGCGAGCATGATGGGCGACATGGCGAGCAGCGTGAAAAGCGCCAGCAACAAGGACCGCGCCTTCGTGCAGGGCATGATTCCGCACCACGCCTCCGCCATCGACATGGCGAACCTCGCCCTCCAGAAATCGCAGAACCTCAGCGTGCTGGGGCTCGCCCGCGACATCACCCGCGCCCAGGCCGCCGAGATGTACGACTTCAAGGCCTACCTGCTGCGCTGAGCGTCCGCGACACCGTGCCCCACCCCTCCGGTGGGGCTCCTTTGTGCCCCGCCTCCCCCCGGAGACCCCATGCCCAACGTCCTGATTGTGGACGACGACCCCGCCATCCTCGAAATCCTGCGCGCCTACCTCGCTGCGGAAGGACACACGGTTCTGGAAGCGGCCGACGGGATTCAGGCCCGCACCCTGCTCCCCCGTGCCGACCTCGCCATCCTCGACTGGATGCTGCCCGGTGTGTCTGGCCTGGAACTGGCCCGGGAAGCTCGGGCCGCCCGCCTCGACCTGCCCATCCTGATGCTCACCGCACGAGGGGAAGAAGAAGACAAGCTGCGCGGTCTGGACCTCGGCCTCGACGACTACGTGGTCAAGCCCTTTAGCCCTCGGGAGGTCGTCGCCCGGGTCCGCGCCCTGCTGCGCCGGGTGGGCGTCCGCGACACGGTGAGCAGCGGGGGCCTGGAACTTGACCTGCGCGCCCGCACGGCGACCTTGGACGGGCAACCCATCGACCTCTCCAAGCTGGAATACGACCTGCTGGCCGCGCTCGCCTCCCACCCCGGCCTCGCCTGGACCCGGGAGCGGTTGCTGGAACGGGTCTGGGGCCAGGACTTCCCCGGCACCGAGCGGGTGGTGGACGTGCATGTGACGGGCCTGCGCAAGAAGCTCGGAGATGACGCCGACCGACCCCGTTTCATCGAGACGGTGCGGGGCGTCGGCTACCGCTTCAGGACCGACACTTGAGCGAGGAGGTCCCGTGAAGCTCTACCCCCGCCTGTTCCTGTCGCACCTGCTGGTCATCCTGATCGCCGTCGGCGCCATGCTGGTCCTGACCGAACTGCTCGCCCCCGCCTTCGTGCGCCACCACGTCGAGCAGATGGTGCGCCTGATCGGCCCGGACGGGGCCAGCCTGCGCCCCGACCTGGAACGGGGGATGCGCCGCACCCTCAACTCCGCCCTGCTGGTGTCCCTCCCCCTCGCGCTGCTGGTGGCCGCCCTGACGGCCCTGCTCTCGGCGCGGCGGGTGGTGCGGAGCGTGACCCTGCTGCGGGACGGCAGCCACGCCATCGCGGCCGGGGAGTACCGGCGGCGCCTGCCCGAGGAGGGCCGCGACGAGCTGACCGACCTCGCGCGGCACTACAACCGGATGGCCGGGGCGCTGGAGCGGGTCGAGCAGGGCCGGGTGGAACTGATCTCGAACGTGGCGCACGAACTGCGCACCCCCCTGGCCGCCCTGCGTGGGTACGCCGAGGCGCTGAGAGACCGGGTGCTGGCCCCCGAGGTGGCCTCGGACGCCATCGTGCGGGAGACAGTGGCGATGGAACGGCTGGTGCGGGACCTGAGCCTGGTGTCCCGGGTGGAGGCGGGCGCCGTGGAGCTGCACCCGACGGACTTCCGACCGGGGGAGTTGCTGAGGGCCGCGCTGGAGCGCTTCGAGGGCGCCGCTCAGGACCGGGGCATCCACCTGGCCCTGCAAACGGACGACCCTCTCCCACGGGTCACGGCGGACTTCGAGCGGGCCTCGCAGGTCCTGGCGAACCTGCTCTCGAACGCCCTGCGGCACACTCCCAGCGGCGGGTCCGTCACGCTTGCGGCCCACGCGGCGGACGGTCGGGTGACCTTTGAGGTGCGGGACACCGGGAGCGGCATTCCCGAGGAGCACCTGGGCCGCATCTTCGAGCGGTTCTACCGGGTGGACCCGGCGCGGACCCGGGGCGAGGGAAGCGGGGTGGGCCTCACCATCGCCAAGGGCCTAATCGAGCGCATGGGCGGCACGCTCACCGTCACGTCGGGGCCAGGAGGCAGCACGTTCGGCTTCACGTTGCTGGCCGCCCATACGGGGAGCACCTGAGGTCTTCCCATTGGTCGCTGTGAGCCGAAGTCGGACAAACGCCGCCCCAAAGGGCGACGTTTTGTGGCTTTTGGGGGAGCGCCAGCCGTGGCGCGGAAACCAACGCTCAGCCTCCAGCACCTCGCTCTCACCGGGCCGGTCCAGGTCGGCGAAGGGGCCGTCAGGCGCCCTGCGCGAGCAGAGGAGACAGCTCAACGTGGTCCCGCCCCAGCACGTTGACGTGCTCGAACAGCAGCGGTGACCGCCGCACGACATCCTCCAGCAACACGGTGGCCCCCGCCGCCTTCAGGTGATTCAGGATGGTGTCGAGGCCGCCCTTCATGGCACCGAGACGTTCAGGGGCGCATCGCGGGGATGTGACGGCCACACACGCCGCCTGACCGGAGAGGGGGCAAGGAGCGGCCGGGTGGCCGCTCCTTCCGTCTTACGTCTTACTGCCGGTGTTCGGGGTGGGGGTCCTCGCTCAGCCACTGCTGATGCACCTGCTCGTGGTTCAGCTTCAGGTGCACATGCTCGTCCACGTGATCCACCGCGCTCAGCGGCAGCCAGTGGTGCGTCCCCGAGTCGTCCCGGCTCAGCTTGATGTACTCCCCGTCTACCCGGTCCACCTCGCCGTGCCGGTGCCCGTCCGCGCAAATCACCGGCATGTGCTCCTGAATCTGTGCTCCCGTCGTCATGGTCTGACCTCCCTGGGTCCGCCTCCATCCTCCGGTCTCTCCGGGGAGTGGGACAGCCCAAGCGCGACCTTATTCCTCTTTTGTGCGCATGTATGAACAGTTGTTCAGTCAATATGGACGGGCGTGGCTCACCTGTGCCCCCGTGAAGCCGCAGGAGGGCATCCATCCTCAACCGTTCATTCTTCTGCTCACCTGGAAGCCCACCCGGAATTGCCCCTGACCCTCCGCGAGATTCAACAGCAGGGGGTGGTCCAGCGCGAAAGGGAGGACCACGACGAGTACGGCCGTGGGGCTCATGGCTCCCGACCGATGGTCCCGCGCCACGACGAGCATCATGAGCGCGACCGCCACCACGAGGACCGGCACGACTGGGGACACCATGACGAGCATGGCGGGACCACCGCCGGCACCACGATTGAGGGCCTCTGCAAAGCGTCGAAGAGTGCCAAGACTGGATGACCGACAACCTCACCTCTGAATGGCCTCTCCGGGGACCAAGACCTGATGCCTGGCCGGACCATATCTTTGCCTCGTTGAGCGTGTCAGCGTGGCGAACGATGGGGTTCCGGTCATCCGGTGGGGTTAATCGGGCGGTTGAGCGTTCGACCTCTCCCCTTCATGGAGCCGAACGCAGAAGGTCCACCGCCGACCTCTCTCAGGATGGGGCCCGGGGACGTCCGTATGGACGTCCCCGGGCACTGATCTCTTGACGGATTACTGGCGGTGTTCGGGATGGGGGTCCTCACTCAACCACTGCTGGTGGACCTGTTCGTGGCCCAGGTTCAGGTGGACGTGCTGATCCACATGGTCCACGGCACTTATGGGCAGCCAGTGCGGCTGTGCGGAATCGCCCCCCGACAGCTTGATGTACTCCCCGTCCACGCCGTCCACCTGGCCGTGATCCATTCCGTCCGCACACTTCACCGGCATGCCTGGCTTGATCTGCGACTGCATCGTCATCGGGTGCCTCCTGTCCAGACAGCGTACGTTCTTCTTTCCAAGGTGGAAATGAGCCTCCTGTCAACCCCGCTTCATGGCTGAACAGACTTACATATGAATGTTCACTCAGGTATACTGAACCCATGACGGCCTCACCCCCCCGCCCAGATGCCCCTTTGCCGGAGACCGCTCACCTGACCTATTTCGTGGACGGGATGGACTGTGCGAGTTGCGTGCAAAAAGTCGAGCGCATGATGGCCACGCTGCCCGGCGCGAGCGGCGTCAAAACGAGCTTCAACAAGCAGACGCTCGACCTGGACCTCGACGAGACCCGGACTTCACGCACAACCCTGGAACAAAATCTCCAGGCGCTGGGTTACACACCTGAATTGCTGAGCCGTGCCGCCCCCCTCACCCCGATCGAGGACCTCTCCCACCTGACCTACTTCGTGGACGGGATGGATTGTGCGAGTTGCGTGCAGAAGGTCGAACGCATGATGGCCACCGTGCCGGGCGCGAGCGGCGTGAAGACCAGCTTCAACAAGCAGACCCTGGAACTCGACCTCGACGAGCGCCAGACCCCTCGCGCCCTGCTGGAGCGCAACCTGCACTCCCTGGGCTACACCCCTTCCCTGCAGGGAGGAGCGGCCTCTCCGTCCGCCGCCAAGAGCCACGAGGGCCATGACCACGCGGGGCAGGACCACCACGACCACGATCACGGCAGCCACGATCACGACCCCGGGGGTCATGGTCACACCCACGAGATCCCCAAACCGGGTCAGCCCTGGTACGCGACCGGGCAGGGCAAGCTGGTCGTGACCTCCGGCGTGCTGCTCGCCCTGGCCTGGCTGTTCGGCTTTATCGAGCCTCAGTTCGCCACCGTCGGTTTTATCGCCGCGACCTTGATCGGCGTGTGGCCGCTGGCGAAGAAGGCGGTGGCGAGTGCCCGCTTCGGGGACTACTTCAGCATCAACACGCTGGTGAGCCTCGCCGCCCTCGGCGCTATCCTGATCGGGGAAGCGGCCGAGGGCGCGGTCGTCGTGTTCTTCTTCGCGGTCGGCGAACTCCTGGAGGGCATCGCCGCCGGTCGGGCCCGCGCCGGGATTCAGGCGCTCGCAGCGCTGGCTCCCAAGACGGCCCTGCTCGTTGAAGGTCAGGGCACCCGCGAGGTACCTGCCAATGCCCTGCGGGTCGGGCAGACCGTGCAGGTGAATCCGGGGGCGCGGGTGCCCGCCGACGGCACCATCCTGAGCGGCACCTCCAGTCTCGACGACAGCCCCGTGACGGGGGAGAGCGTCCCGGTTGTGAAGAGCGCGGGGAACAGCGTGTACGCGGGCAGCATCAACACCGACGGGGTGCTGACCGTGCGGGTGGATAAGGCCGCCAGCGACAACACCATCGCCCGGATCATTCACATGGTCGAGGAGGCGGAGGGCAGCAAGGCGCCCACCGCGCGCTTCATCGACCGCTTCAGCCGGTACTACACCCCCGGGGTGGTGGCGGTGTCCGCCCTGGTCGCCCTGGTT encodes:
- a CDS encoding winged helix-turn-helix domain-containing protein; amino-acid sequence: MPNVLIVDDDPAILEILRAYLAAEGHTVLEAADGIQARTLLPRADLAILDWMLPGVSGLELAREARAARLDLPILMLTARGEEEDKLRGLDLGLDDYVVKPFSPREVVARVRALLRRVGVRDTVSSGGLELDLRARTATLDGQPIDLSKLEYDLLAALASHPGLAWTRERLLERVWGQDFPGTERVVDVHVTGLRKKLGDDADRPRFIETVRGVGYRFRTDT
- a CDS encoding sensor histidine kinase, which encodes MKLYPRLFLSHLLVILIAVGAMLVLTELLAPAFVRHHVEQMVRLIGPDGASLRPDLERGMRRTLNSALLVSLPLALLVAALTALLSARRVVRSVTLLRDGSHAIAAGEYRRRLPEEGRDELTDLARHYNRMAGALERVEQGRVELISNVAHELRTPLAALRGYAEALRDRVLAPEVASDAIVRETVAMERLVRDLSLVSRVEAGAVELHPTDFRPGELLRAALERFEGAAQDRGIHLALQTDDPLPRVTADFERASQVLANLLSNALRHTPSGGSVTLAAHAADGRVTFEVRDTGSGIPEEHLGRIFERFYRVDPARTRGEGSGVGLTIAKGLIERMGGTLTVTSGPGGSTFGFTLLAAHTGST
- a CDS encoding DUF2171 domain-containing protein, with protein sequence MTTGAQIQEHMPVICADGHRHGEVDRVDGEYIKLSRDDSGTHHWLPLSAVDHVDEHVHLKLNHEQVHQQWLSEDPHPEHRQ
- a CDS encoding DUF2171 domain-containing protein, which encodes MTMQSQIKPGMPVKCADGMDHGQVDGVDGEYIKLSGGDSAQPHWLPISAVDHVDQHVHLNLGHEQVHQQWLSEDPHPEHRQ
- a CDS encoding heavy metal translocating P-type ATPase, encoding MTASPPRPDAPLPETAHLTYFVDGMDCASCVQKVERMMATLPGASGVKTSFNKQTLDLDLDETRTSRTTLEQNLQALGYTPELLSRAAPLTPIEDLSHLTYFVDGMDCASCVQKVERMMATVPGASGVKTSFNKQTLELDLDERQTPRALLERNLHSLGYTPSLQGGAASPSAAKSHEGHDHAGQDHHDHDHGSHDHDPGGHGHTHEIPKPGQPWYATGQGKLVVTSGVLLALAWLFGFIEPQFATVGFIAATLIGVWPLAKKAVASARFGDYFSINTLVSLAALGAILIGEAAEGAVVVFFFAVGELLEGIAAGRARAGIQALAALAPKTALLVEGQGTREVPANALRVGQTVQVNPGARVPADGTILSGTSSLDDSPVTGESVPVVKSAGNSVYAGSINTDGVLTVRVDKAASDNTIARIIHMVEEAEGSKAPTARFIDRFSRYYTPGVVAVSALVALVPPLFFGAQWHPWLYKGIALLLIGCPCALVLSVPAAITSGISAGTRRGLLIKGGAALESIGSVKTVAFDKTGTLTAGKPRVTDVLGVNLDRNEVLRLAAAVESGSSHPLAKAITDAARQGGLTLPPVTDAQAIPGKAVTATVEGRTLSVSSPRHADTFAPLPGSVRAKITAFEEQGRTAVVLRDGTVPLGVIAIRDEPRPDAREAIAQLRGLGVQTVMLTGDNARTGQAIASDLGMDVRAELLPEDKLRLIADLKAKGGVAMVGDGINDAPALAQSDVGIAMGGGTDVALETADAALLQERVTGVAHLVSLSRATMQNIKVNIAFALGLKAIFLVTTLLGYTNLWMAILADTGATAIVTANALRLLRWKGGGPAAPRTVTAAPTPTRA